In one Janibacter cremeus genomic region, the following are encoded:
- a CDS encoding ADP-ribosylglycohydrolase family protein, with translation MYLTTAQNDRACGVILGSAVGDALGAGYEFGCAPIGTDGPEMIGGGLGGFAPGEWTDDTSMTWAIAEVAAKGADLTSPEALDDIARGFLRWYDSHPPDIGMQTSSVLGAVSRMLPEELAQQASRREGTEASKPGTPLLPEEVAPRPSRRENTGALAARMTQAATRLHEQTGHTAGNGSLMRTSPVALAHLGDPAAIVEAATAISALTHTDPRAGEACALWSLAINHAVLEGEFDLRAGLQHLPAEAQAFWAARIDQAESQDPSTFTPNGYVVSALQAAWSAIHHTPVPNEMACLHLQHTLDTAIRIGNDTDTVAAIAGGLLGARWGASAVPAAWRRIVHGYPGRTAENLVELAFLATRGGEPNGYGWPGCEYIPYWQAHRPVLVQHPFDEGVWLGNVKALDDLPQEITAVVSLCLTGSKQVPAGVLQVPFRLIDEPAPESNLNLELVITDAARTVADLRAEGHHVLIHCVAAESRTPTVGIVYAMLCGMDVETATEGVCSALPAASPNRGLRRHLENWEFEND, from the coding sequence ATGTATCTCACCACCGCACAGAACGACCGCGCCTGCGGCGTCATCCTCGGCTCGGCCGTGGGTGACGCCCTGGGCGCCGGCTACGAGTTCGGCTGCGCGCCGATCGGCACCGATGGACCCGAGATGATCGGCGGCGGCCTCGGTGGCTTCGCGCCGGGGGAGTGGACCGATGACACCTCCATGACCTGGGCGATCGCGGAGGTCGCAGCGAAGGGGGCGGACCTCACCTCCCCGGAGGCGCTCGACGACATCGCTCGCGGCTTTCTCCGCTGGTACGACTCCCATCCGCCGGACATCGGCATGCAGACCAGCAGCGTCCTCGGCGCTGTCTCACGCATGCTCCCTGAGGAGCTTGCGCAGCAAGCGTCTCGAAGGGAGGGAACCGAAGCCTCGAAACCAGGCACCCCACTGCTCCCTGAGGAGGTCGCCCCGCGACCGTCTCGAAGGGAGAACACAGGCGCCCTCGCGGCAAGAATGACCCAAGCCGCCACCAGGCTCCACGAGCAGACCGGCCACACCGCCGGTAACGGGTCCCTCATGCGCACGAGTCCGGTCGCCCTCGCCCACCTCGGCGACCCTGCGGCGATCGTCGAGGCAGCGACGGCGATCTCCGCCCTGACCCACACCGACCCCCGCGCCGGCGAAGCCTGCGCCCTCTGGTCGCTCGCCATCAACCACGCCGTCCTCGAGGGCGAATTCGATCTCCGGGCCGGCCTCCAGCACCTCCCCGCAGAGGCCCAGGCGTTCTGGGCCGCTCGCATCGACCAAGCCGAGTCCCAGGACCCGTCGACCTTCACCCCCAACGGCTACGTCGTCAGCGCGTTGCAGGCGGCGTGGTCGGCGATCCACCACACGCCGGTCCCGAACGAGATGGCGTGCCTGCACCTGCAGCACACCCTCGACACCGCGATCCGGATCGGTAACGACACGGACACCGTCGCGGCGATCGCCGGCGGTCTGCTCGGTGCTCGGTGGGGCGCCTCGGCGGTTCCCGCGGCCTGGCGTCGGATCGTCCACGGCTACCCGGGCCGCACGGCGGAGAATCTCGTCGAGCTCGCCTTCCTCGCGACGCGCGGCGGTGAGCCCAACGGGTACGGCTGGCCCGGCTGCGAGTACATCCCGTACTGGCAGGCCCACCGGCCCGTCCTCGTGCAGCATCCCTTTGACGAAGGGGTCTGGCTCGGCAACGTCAAGGCGCTCGACGACCTGCCGCAGGAGATCACCGCCGTGGTCAGCCTCTGCCTTACTGGCTCGAAGCAGGTCCCGGCGGGCGTGCTGCAAGTGCCCTTCCGTCTCATCGACGAGCCAGCGCCGGAGTCGAATCTCAACCTCGAGCTCGTCATCACTGACGCGGCCCGGACCGTGGCCGATCTGCGAGCCGAAGGCCACCACGTCCTCATCCACTGCGTGGCCGCCGAGTCGCGAACCCCCACGGTGGGCATCGTTTACGCCATGCTCTGCGGTATGGACGTGGAGACAGCGACGGAGGGGGTCTGCTCGGCTCTGCCAGCGGCCTCGCCCAACCGGGGTTTGCGGCGGCACCTGGAGAACTGGGAGTTTGAGAATGACTGA
- a CDS encoding TM0106 family RecB-like putative nuclease, whose amino-acid sequence MFLIDDKLHWSASDLITAAECEYALLRSVDDVLGRSPKVAAAEDPLQAHIARLGIAHEERILTSWQQDRDVAVLDHVPAPFSRGGIDSARSVTLAAFRSDTDVLYQATFCDGEFFGYADFVERVDDGWRVCDAKIARSAKPKALIQLGAYADQIQRAGLPLSSTVSLLLGDGVRADFPVADVLPVFEERRERLRALIAEHRARGVAVTWGDDRYVACNRCPECERAATDANDLILVAGLRTEQRRKFRSCGVHAVGELASATASPAGMRQATFDQLRSQAAMQWRQMQAGGDVSYELIDGAAKTLSRLPAPSPGDLFFDFEGDPLYDEGDPTRAGLEYLWGVLDTDEVYTATWAHSVAEEREAFVTFMDDLAARRSADPDMHVYHYAPYETTALKRLAMRYQTKEKELDDLLRSEVFVDLYATVRGSVRVSQPSYSIKKLEPLYMGDQLRESDVADGAGSIVAYVEYRDLRETDTLEADRRLVSLADYNEYDCLSTLRLRDWLLERAAEAGVRDQIGPRAIDEQGEELSEHDPLFVTLMARSGPEQRLDRTAEEQAYAMLATSLDYYRRERKQFWWEHFERLNHPISEWSESRDVFVVEAAEVLVDWAVPEGKAKNLRRTLRLVGDWAPGSAPSAQVQVVYPTPAPPRSKGPEGAPFASAAVAALEADADDPRIVLLTESRPAADTFADLPCALVPGFPPQTKSIEEAIAEVAERAASAHSLPCTSALDLLARRTPRLDRAGAALPHHESQIDNIVDALRSMSNSYVAVQGPPGTGKTYSGSRVIKRLVEEDGWRIGIVAQSHAVVENMLAGVVKAGLDPALVGKDKKKTQSPNPTWSLVDKASNYIDEHANTGCVVGGTVWDLTNEKTVPRGSLDLLVVDEAGQFSLAPTLAASVAADRLLLLGDPQQLPQVSQGTHAEPVDESALGWIMGEHDTLPRDHGYFLAETYRMHPALCEPVSALSYDGELQPAPAAGERRLDGVEAGIGVVSLPHSGNRTHSSEEADAIVAEVQRLLGRGWTDPDDASTPRGLVEGDFLVVAPYNAQVMCIREALAGAGLSGVRVGTVDKFQGQEAPVVLVSMAASSHGDVPRGMGFLLSRNRVNVAVSRAKWRAVIVRSDAFTAFMPSSVQGLLELGAFIGLCRPDARTTSASTQ is encoded by the coding sequence ATGTTCCTCATCGATGACAAACTCCACTGGAGCGCGTCCGACCTCATCACCGCGGCGGAGTGCGAGTATGCGCTGCTGCGGAGTGTCGACGACGTTCTAGGGCGGTCGCCGAAGGTTGCCGCCGCCGAGGATCCCCTCCAGGCACACATCGCCCGGCTTGGCATCGCGCACGAGGAGCGCATCCTCACTTCTTGGCAGCAAGATCGCGATGTCGCGGTCCTCGACCACGTGCCGGCCCCTTTCTCGCGGGGTGGCATTGATTCCGCCAGATCGGTGACGCTCGCGGCCTTCCGGTCCGATACAGACGTGCTCTACCAAGCGACCTTCTGCGACGGTGAGTTCTTCGGTTACGCCGACTTCGTCGAGCGTGTCGACGACGGGTGGCGGGTGTGTGACGCCAAGATCGCGCGTTCCGCCAAGCCCAAGGCCCTCATCCAGCTCGGTGCCTACGCCGACCAGATCCAGCGCGCCGGTTTGCCGCTGTCCTCCACGGTCTCCCTGCTGCTTGGTGACGGCGTGCGGGCGGATTTCCCGGTGGCCGACGTGCTGCCGGTCTTCGAGGAGCGAAGGGAGCGACTGCGCGCCCTCATCGCGGAACACCGGGCCCGTGGAGTTGCCGTCACCTGGGGCGACGACCGCTATGTCGCGTGCAACCGCTGCCCCGAGTGCGAGCGAGCGGCCACGGACGCCAATGACCTGATCCTCGTCGCGGGGCTGCGCACGGAGCAGCGGCGCAAGTTCCGGTCGTGTGGCGTCCATGCGGTCGGCGAGCTCGCATCCGCGACAGCATCCCCCGCGGGCATGAGGCAGGCGACCTTCGACCAGCTCCGCTCCCAGGCGGCCATGCAGTGGCGGCAGATGCAGGCGGGGGGCGACGTGAGCTACGAACTCATCGACGGTGCGGCCAAGACACTCAGCCGGCTCCCGGCGCCGTCACCCGGAGACCTGTTCTTCGACTTCGAGGGCGACCCCCTCTATGACGAGGGCGACCCCACCCGGGCCGGTCTGGAGTACCTATGGGGCGTACTCGACACCGATGAGGTCTACACGGCGACCTGGGCCCACTCCGTGGCCGAGGAGCGAGAGGCCTTCGTGACCTTCATGGACGACCTCGCCGCACGCAGGTCCGCCGATCCCGATATGCACGTCTACCACTACGCCCCCTACGAGACGACGGCTCTCAAGCGTCTCGCGATGAGGTACCAGACCAAGGAGAAGGAACTCGACGACCTGCTTCGCTCCGAGGTCTTCGTGGACCTGTACGCGACGGTGCGCGGATCCGTCAGGGTCTCTCAGCCCTCCTACAGCATCAAGAAACTCGAGCCTCTCTACATGGGCGACCAGCTTCGCGAGAGCGACGTCGCCGACGGCGCCGGGTCCATCGTGGCCTATGTCGAGTACCGCGACCTGCGCGAGACCGACACCCTAGAGGCAGACCGGCGACTGGTCTCCCTCGCCGACTACAACGAGTACGACTGCCTCTCCACCCTGCGCCTACGCGACTGGCTCCTCGAGCGGGCTGCCGAGGCCGGCGTGCGCGATCAGATCGGTCCACGCGCCATCGATGAGCAGGGGGAGGAGCTCTCGGAGCACGACCCCCTCTTCGTCACCCTCATGGCTCGGTCCGGCCCGGAGCAGCGCCTGGATCGCACTGCCGAGGAACAGGCCTACGCGATGCTGGCGACATCTCTCGACTACTACCGTCGAGAGCGCAAGCAGTTCTGGTGGGAGCACTTCGAGCGTCTCAACCATCCCATCAGCGAGTGGTCAGAGAGTCGTGACGTCTTCGTCGTGGAGGCCGCCGAGGTGCTCGTGGATTGGGCAGTGCCTGAGGGGAAGGCCAAGAACCTGCGTCGCACCCTGCGTCTGGTGGGGGACTGGGCTCCTGGAAGTGCCCCGAGCGCCCAGGTGCAGGTCGTCTATCCGACACCCGCTCCGCCGAGGAGCAAGGGGCCGGAGGGCGCTCCCTTCGCCTCGGCAGCCGTGGCAGCGCTCGAGGCCGACGCCGATGACCCACGCATCGTGTTGCTCACCGAGAGCCGCCCGGCAGCGGATACCTTCGCGGATCTGCCGTGCGCACTGGTACCCGGGTTCCCTCCACAGACCAAGAGCATCGAGGAGGCCATCGCAGAGGTGGCCGAGCGTGCGGCCTCGGCCCACTCACTTCCATGCACGAGTGCCCTTGACCTGCTGGCTCGCCGTACTCCGAGGCTAGATCGCGCGGGGGCGGCGCTGCCGCACCACGAGTCGCAGATCGACAACATCGTCGACGCGCTGCGCTCGATGAGCAACTCATATGTCGCCGTGCAGGGCCCGCCCGGTACCGGCAAGACGTATTCCGGCTCGCGGGTGATCAAGCGGCTCGTCGAGGAGGACGGTTGGCGCATCGGGATCGTCGCGCAGTCGCACGCGGTCGTCGAAAACATGCTGGCCGGCGTCGTCAAGGCTGGCCTGGACCCCGCTCTCGTTGGCAAGGACAAGAAGAAGACGCAGAGCCCAAACCCGACGTGGTCCTTGGTGGACAAAGCGTCGAACTACATCGACGAGCACGCAAACACGGGATGCGTCGTCGGGGGGACAGTGTGGGACCTCACCAACGAAAAGACGGTGCCACGTGGCAGTCTCGACCTGCTCGTCGTCGACGAAGCCGGCCAGTTCTCCCTCGCACCGACCCTTGCCGCATCGGTGGCGGCCGATCGGCTCCTCCTGCTGGGCGACCCACAGCAATTGCCGCAGGTCAGTCAGGGCACTCACGCGGAGCCCGTCGACGAGTCCGCACTTGGTTGGATCATGGGGGAGCACGACACCCTGCCCCGAGACCATGGCTACTTCCTCGCGGAGACCTATCGGATGCACCCCGCGCTATGCGAGCCAGTCTCGGCCCTGTCCTACGACGGCGAGCTCCAGCCCGCGCCGGCGGCAGGGGAGCGCCGACTCGACGGGGTGGAAGCCGGCATCGGCGTCGTCTCGCTCCCGCACTCGGGTAACCGGACCCACTCGAGCGAGGAGGCCGACGCGATCGTCGCCGAGGTGCAGCGGCTGCTCGGCCGGGGGTGGACCGACCCCGATGACGCGAGTACCCCGCGGGGTCTGGTCGAAGGCGATTTCCTCGTCGTTGCGCCCTACAACGCGCAGGTCATGTGTATCCGTGAGGCGCTGGCGGGCGCGGGTCTCAGCGGAGTGCGGGTGGGGACGGTCGACAAGTTCCAAGGGCAGGAGGCCCCGGTGGTGCTCGTGTCGATGGCCGCCTCGTCCCACGGGGACGTGCCGCGGGGCATGGGCTTCCTGCTGAGTCGCAACCGGGTCAACGTCGCGGTGTCACGAGCCAAGTGGCGTGCGGTCATCGTCCGGTCGGATGCCTTCACAGCATTCATGCCGAGCAGCGTTCAGGGTTTGCTCGAGCTAGGGGCGTTCATCGGTCTGTGTCGTCCTGATGCCCGGACGACCTCGGCCTCGACCCAATAG
- a CDS encoding endonuclease NucS domain-containing protein: MPVEMRMWRIDGQDPKPLTAAALPTESELQEFLKKDPSLLGTALLVIGSEVITPFGKRLDLLAIDVDGNLHVLELKRDRTPREVVAQVLDYGSWVSTLSREDVIDIAEKYLEHPFEAAFADVFGGTPPDELNGELQLTVVASVLDVSSERIVNYLRGFGVPINAVFFKYMEDEGRRYLARSWLATSNDRSASGIAKSTSKRATWNGLDWYVSFGGDRSWDDARRFGFVSAGGGKFYTQTIRALEPGARVWVNIPQTGYVGVGTVTEPPVRFRDALVPSTDGPSPLPAQSLSGAYTNRDAETDDDAEWIVPVQWISTVPEVDAYWEKGLFANQNSACRLRQEFTLDRLARRFGVNGHDE, from the coding sequence ATGCCCGTTGAGATGAGGATGTGGCGGATCGATGGTCAGGATCCAAAGCCGCTCACGGCGGCTGCGCTTCCCACCGAGAGCGAGCTCCAAGAGTTCCTCAAGAAGGACCCGTCCTTGCTGGGCACAGCGCTGTTGGTCATCGGGAGCGAGGTCATCACCCCCTTCGGCAAGCGTCTGGACTTGTTGGCGATCGATGTCGACGGCAACCTGCATGTTCTCGAGTTGAAGCGCGACCGCACGCCGCGCGAGGTCGTCGCACAGGTTCTCGACTACGGCTCGTGGGTTTCAACACTGTCCCGCGAAGACGTCATCGACATCGCTGAGAAATACCTGGAGCATCCGTTCGAAGCAGCATTCGCCGATGTGTTCGGCGGCACGCCCCCAGACGAACTCAATGGCGAACTCCAGCTCACTGTCGTGGCATCGGTTCTGGATGTGAGTTCGGAGCGGATCGTCAACTACCTACGCGGCTTCGGCGTCCCAATCAACGCGGTGTTCTTCAAGTACATGGAGGATGAAGGCCGCCGCTACCTAGCACGTTCATGGCTAGCAACGTCTAACGACAGGTCAGCAAGTGGCATCGCGAAGTCCACATCCAAACGCGCGACGTGGAATGGACTTGACTGGTATGTGTCGTTCGGTGGCGACAGGTCGTGGGACGACGCACGCAGGTTCGGCTTCGTCTCTGCCGGGGGTGGCAAGTTCTACACGCAGACGATCCGCGCGCTGGAACCGGGCGCGCGCGTGTGGGTCAACATCCCGCAGACGGGCTACGTAGGCGTTGGCACGGTGACCGAACCGCCCGTGCGATTCCGTGACGCGCTGGTGCCATCGACAGATGGGCCCTCGCCACTCCCGGCACAGTCCCTGTCCGGGGCCTACACGAATCGAGACGCCGAGACGGACGACGACGCGGAGTGGATCGTTCCGGTCCAGTGGATCAGCACAGTGCCGGAGGTGGATGCCTACTGGGAGAAGGGGCTATTCGCCAATCAGAACAGCGCCTGCAGACTCCGGCAGGAGTTCACGCTCGATCGGCTGGCTAGGCGCTTCGGCGTCAACGGTCACGACGAGTGA
- a CDS encoding T3SS (YopN, CesT) and YbjN peptide-binding chaperone 1 yields MTDINHEELAAGAKETNREWRAFEHRLRTFVHTMKVEGDSLVLEVGRTGGLHDLPTMEFVMGDILMLAIAGDHLDERHGGRAALVTRAMMWLRNKCAIPHPHLLTHRASGPCAQWSGVLGLEWTKGAGPGYAHPADRDTLLDLVEQTIGAELPVGRDEDDDFFVDHDRQRIWIRVLPNVPAIEISARAAHGTTSRRQAAVEVGILNRSNPWIWWQVIGRDVFQTAIIETSPFAPEHLKTTLELFLNALSATRDDLALRVGGEVA; encoded by the coding sequence ATGACTGACATCAACCACGAAGAGCTGGCGGCGGGGGCCAAGGAGACCAACCGGGAGTGGCGGGCCTTCGAGCACCGGCTGCGGACCTTCGTCCACACGATGAAGGTCGAGGGGGACAGCCTCGTCCTTGAGGTGGGGCGAACCGGCGGACTGCATGACCTGCCGACCATGGAGTTCGTCATGGGGGACATCCTCATGCTCGCCATCGCCGGCGACCACCTCGACGAGCGCCACGGGGGCCGTGCGGCGCTCGTGACCCGAGCGATGATGTGGCTCCGCAACAAGTGCGCGATCCCGCACCCGCACCTGCTGACGCACCGGGCGTCCGGCCCCTGTGCCCAGTGGTCCGGTGTCCTGGGTCTGGAGTGGACGAAGGGGGCCGGCCCCGGCTACGCGCACCCCGCCGACCGCGACACGCTGCTCGACCTCGTCGAGCAGACCATCGGCGCCGAGCTGCCCGTGGGCCGCGACGAGGACGACGACTTCTTCGTCGACCACGACCGTCAGCGGATCTGGATCCGTGTCCTCCCCAATGTGCCTGCCATCGAGATCTCGGCCCGAGCCGCACACGGGACCACGTCACGCCGGCAGGCCGCGGTCGAGGTCGGCATTCTGAACCGATCCAACCCGTGGATCTGGTGGCAGGTCATCGGCCGCGACGTCTTCCAGACGGCGATCATCGAAACCTCGCCCTTCGCGCCAGAGCACCTGAAGACGACGCTGGAGCTCTTCCTCAACGCGCTGAGCGCAACCCGCGACGACCTGGCGCTGCGCGTCGGGGGAGAGGTGGCCTGA